The genomic DNA CTGGACAAACATCATATTCATATTGGGCCCAGCGATTACATTCCTTGGCTGAACGACAATAAAATTGCCTATATCCGCATGGAAGGCCGCGGTTTCGGCAACGTGCCTTTAACTTTGGAAGTCAAACTGTCTGTGGAAGACTCCCCTAACAGCGCAGGTTCGATGATCGACGCCATCCGCTGCATGAAACTGGCTCTGGACCGCAAGATTGGCGGTGTCTTGACATCCATCTCCTCTTACACCATGAAATCACCACCGGTTCAATATACGGATACGGAAAGCAAAAAAATGGTACAGGAATTTATCGACGGCCGGAGGGAACGTTAATGCGGGCTGCGATCCTGGCAGCCGGTGAAGGGAGGAGGTTAAGGCCCCATTTTAGCGGGCCTAAACCTCTCATTCATTTATTAGGCCTGTCTTTAATTGAACGCAACATGCTCACTTTACGGGAAAGCGGCATTCAGGAAATCGTGATTGTGACCGGTTGCCACAGTGCAGAAATCCAGGAAGCGCTCGGTGACGGGAGCAAGTGGGGAATCAAGATCACTTATGTGCACAATCCGGATTGGCAGAAGGGCAATGGTGTATCCGCCTATGCCTTGCACACCGTTTTTCGTCCGGAAGAAAAATTTGTGCTCATGATGGCAGACCATATCTTTGAACCACAGGCAGTCCGGGCATTTGTGGCGGAGGCAGAGAAGATCAGTGACAGTGAAGTGTTGCTCGCTGCTGACCGGAACCTGGACCGCGTCCATGATGTAGAGGAGTGCACCAAAATTCAGGCTGAACATGACCGGGCGCAAAAGCTGGGTAAAGATTTGGGTGACTTTAATGCTGTGGACTGCGGCCTGTTTATGTGCACCGGCGCACTATTCCCGGCCCTTTCCCAAGCCATTGCCCAAGGCCGGCATGCCCTGACGGATGGTATCAACATCCTGGCTAAACAGGGTAAGGTTAAATTACATTTCGTTGATCAGGCCTGGGTGGACGTTGACGACCGGGAGAGTTTCCACCACGCTGAACACATGCTATTAAAGTCCCTCGTCCCGGATAAAGACGGTTTGATTTCCCGTCACTTAAACCGCAAAGTTTCTCTCCAAATCACCAAACGATTAGCCTCAACCCCTGTCACGCCAAATCAGGTCACTGTTGCTTCGTTTATCGTCTCCCTCGCTTCAGCATTGAGCTTTGCTGCAGGGTTCCCTCTTGTGGGAGGTCTCTTAGCCCAGTTCAGTTCCATTCTTGACGGCGTCGACGGGGAATTGGCTCGCCTCAAATTTCTGCAAAGCCAGTACGGGGGACTGGTTGATGCGATCCTGGACCGCTATGCCGACTTTTTTATTGTCGCCGGCATGGCTTATTGGTGGTGTCTCCAGACAGACCAACCCATCATGGCTCTCTTAGTGAGTGCTGCCGCTTTAAGCGGCATTCCCATGTCCATGCTGGTGAAGGAAAAATATAAAGCCCTGACTGGCAGAACGTATATCCCTGAAACAGATGATGGCCTGTGGCGTTATCTCCCGGCCAACCGCGACGGACGCCTGTTTATTGTCATGCTGGGGGGGATTTTCAATCTGATTCCGGCCACCTTGATCTTGCTGGCGGTCACGACACATCTTGCGGCCATTGTCCGTCTGGTTCAATTGCGTAAGTTGATGTAAACAGATTTAAAGTGCCTAAAATAACAGGTTGGCAATGTCTAAAAAATGTGTTGGCCAGGCTTTTGGTGCCTGGCCTTGTTTAGTCTGCTATTTAGGGTTCAGACTTTTAGGCATATATCCCTCGGATCAAATTGGTTTGTTCCCGGCTGGGACCGACGGAAAAAATAGATAAGGGGATCCCGGTCAGTTGGGAAATGCGTTCCACATAATGGCGGGCATTTTCAGGCAATTCATCAAGGGAACGGACGCCCGTAATATCTTCCTTCCAGCCAGGCAATTCTTCATAAATCGGCTTACATTCACTCAACACTTTTAAGCTGGCCGGAAATTCCTCAATGACCTGCCCCCGATATTCATAGGCAGTGCAAATTTTGAGAGTGTCGATACCGGTCAGCACATCAATAGAGTTCACCGAAAGATCTGTGATGCCGCTGACCCGCCGGGCATGGCGGACAACGACGCTGTCAAACCAGCCCACCCGGCGCGGACGCCCGGTCGTGGTGCCATATTCGTTACCCACCTCGCGAATACGGTCCCCGATCTCATCATGAATCTCAGTGGGGAAAGGACCGTCCCCCACCCGGGTGGTATAGGCCTTGGCCACCCCCACCACATGGTGGATTTTGGTCGGACCTACCCCTGCACCGATACACACCCCACCCGCGATAGGGTTGGAAGAAGTAACAAACGGATAAGTGCCTTGGTCAATATCCAGCATGACGCCTTGAGCACCTTCAAACAGGACCCTTTTACCCGCATCCAAGGCATCGTTTAAAACGACTGACGTATCAACCACATAAGGACGGATAAAATTGGCATACTCCAGATATTCATCGTAAATGTCCTTAAAAGCAAAGCCTTGTGTGCCGTACACCTTTTCCAGCAGCCGGTTTTTTTCCGCCAAATTATGTTCCAGCTTGCATTTAAACTCTTCCGGATCAAGCAGGTCGGCCATGCGGATGCCAATCCGGGCTGCTTTATCCATATACGCCGGCCCAATGCCCTTGCGGGTGGTGCCAATTTTGTTTGCTCCTTTGCGCTCTTCTTCCACTGCATCCAATTTCAGATGATAAGGTAAAATCACGTGAGCACGGTTAGAGATGCGCAAATTGGCAGTAGAAATACCGTGGTCATGCAGGTATTGAATCTCCTGCACCAAGGCTTTAGGGTCAATCACCATGCCATTGCCAATCACACATATTTTATTTTCATAGAAAATCCCCGATGGAATGAGATGCAATTTATATTTCTTGCCCCCAAACACAATGGTATGGCCAGCATTATTGCCCCCTTGATAACGGGCGATTACTTCCGCTTTTTCAGATAAGTAATCGGTAATCTTTCCTTTTCCCTCATCTCCCCACTGGGTGCCTACCACCACTACACTTGGCACGGGAAACACCTCCGCATCAAAACATCAGGCCATCTTTTGGCCAGGCTGATCAGCTTATTGGTCGCATAGCCAAATGATAAACCTGTTAGTCATCCTCCTCTAGTGTAGCATTGTCTCCGGGCAGATTCAATCAACTAACGAACATTTATAGTGTAAATTAAAGTTTTGTTCGGAATATATCTCTGTATGACTAGGCTCCCGGGGCCAAAGATTCATCATGTTTACTGAGGTTGACAAATTTATTGTATTCTTTTAAAAAGGCCAATTCCACTTTGCCCACCGGGCCGTTGCGCTGCTTGGCAATAATAATCTCGATAATGTTCTTGTTTTCCGTATCCTGGTCATAATAATCTTCCCGGTATAAGAAAGCGACAATATCAGCATCCTGTTCGATGGAGCCTGATTCACGCAAATCGGATAACATCGGGCGTTTATCTTGCCGCTGTTCCACCGCCCGGCTGAGCTGGGACAAAGCGATAACAGTGCAATCTAATTCCCGGGCCATGGCTTTCAGAGAACGGGAAATCGCGGAAATTTCCTGCTGGCGGCTTTCCCGGTTGTTGCCCTGAATCAGTTGCAGGTAGTCGATCAGAATGATGCCCAGCCCTTCTTCAGCCTTTAAGCGGCGGCACTTGGCCCTAATCTGGTTGACATTGATGCCCGGCGTATCATCAATATAGATTTTGGCCTTGGATAAGCTGGCGATGGCCATGGTCAGTTTTTCCCAATCTTCCTCCTTAAACGCCCCCGTGCGCATGCGGTTGGCATCAATATTCCCTTCCGCACACAGCATGCGCTGCACCAATTGGGAAGCCGACATTTCCAGGGAAAAGATGGCCACCGTTTCGCCTGCCCGGACAGCTACATTTTGGGCGATGTTCAGGGCAAATGCCGTTTTACCTACGGAAGGACGGGCCGCCACAATCACCAGGTCTGAACGCTGAAAACCCGATGTTAAGCGGTCCAAGTCCCGGTAACCGGACGGAATGCCGGTAATGTCGCTTTTCGTATTGTGGAGCTTTTCAATCTGCTCATAGGTCTCCATCAACACATCTTTAATATGCACAAACCCGTCCGTCGTCCGTTCGTCCCTGATCTGGAGAATGCTCTTCTCCGCCTCGCTTAAGATTTCTTCCACATCATCCTGGGAGGTATACCCGTTCGTCACAATTTGAGTCGCGGTTTTGATCAGGCGGCGCAGGATCGCTTTTTCTTTGATGATTTGGGCATAGTATTCCACATTGGCCGCAGTGGGAACCGAGTTGGCCAAATCACTCAAATAACTGACCCCGCCCACTTCTTCCAGCCATTTGCGGTCGTTCAGCTCAGCCGTGACCGTGACCAGGTCCACCGGCTGGGAGTCTTCCGACAGATCCATCATCACTTGAAAAATACGCTGGTGGCTGGTTTTGTAGAAATCGTCGGGACGAACCATTTCCAAGGCCCGCCATAAAGCATCTTTATCCAGAAAAACAGCCCCCAAGACAGCCTGCTCAGCTTCCAGGTTATGGGGGGGCGTACGGTCCAAAAAAAGGTCGCTCATGACTGCTCAACCACGTGTACTTTCAACGTGGCCGTCACCTCAGGATGGAGTTTGACAGGAACATGGGTCACACCCAGGGAGCGAATCGGTTCATCCAGCACAATTTTGCGCTTCTCAATCTTGTAATTCATTTTTTTCAGCTGGTCGGCAATCTGCTTGTTGGTAATAGAGCCGAAGAGCTTGCCTCCTTCACCTGCTTTGGCCGTCAAGGTCACTGTTTCCTGTTCCAGCTTGGCCGCAAGCTCCTTGGCCTGACGCAGTTCTTCCTCCGCCTTTTTCTGCTCACTCTGTTTCTTTTTCATGAGCGCCTTCATGTTGCCCGGAGTCGCTTCCACAGCCAGGTTTTGTTTAAGCAGATAGTTGCGGGCATAGCCATCGGAAACTTCTTTCACTTCCCCTTTTTTGCCAACTCCTTTCACGTCCTGTTGCAAGATCACCTTCATGTTTCCCTTCCCCCTTCCAAATAGTCATCAATAACCTCTTTTAACCATTGTACCGCATCCTCAACGCTGATATCTTCCAGTTGGGTGGCGGCATTGGTCAAGTGGCCGCCCCCGTGCATTTTTTCCATGATCACCTGCACATTGATTTCCCCTAAGGAGCGGGCGCTGATCACCACTTGGCCATCCTCCCGTTTGCTCAAGACAAAGGAAGCCACCACATCATCCAGAGTAAGCAAGGTATCGGCGGCTTGAGCCAATAGCACCTGGCCGTAACGTTCATCCGCTTCGGCAACAGCAATGGCGATCTTGCCGCGGTAGATTTCAGCCTGCTCGACAATGCGGCTGCGCTTGATAAACTGCTCTTTCTCTTCTTTCAACAGCTTTTGAACCAGGATAGGATCTGCGCCATGACGCCTTAAGTAGGCTGCAGCATCAAAGGTGCGGGAACCGGTGCGCATGGAGAAGTTATTCGTGTCTACTACAATGCCGGCCAGCATGACGGTCGCCTCCAGCCGGCTCATCTCGATATGATCACTCTGGTACTCCAGGAGTTCCGTCACCAGCTCACTGGTCGATGAAGCATAAGGCTCGATATAGACCAACAAGGGCTCTTCGATAAAAGCTTCTCCCCGCCGGTGGTGGTCAATCACCACTTTACGTTCAAAGCGGTCCAACAGGCGCGGCTCCAGCACCAGAGAGGGCTTATGCACATCCACTATAATTAACAGGCTCTTGTCTGAAATTAATTCTACCGCCTCATGTGGAGAAAGCAAATGTTCTTTCAAATCCTTTTCCTTGTTAATTTCCTCCATCAAGCGGCTAATGCTGGGATACTCTTCTTCCTGATCAAGCACGATGTAGCCTTCCCGCTCATTGACCTGCGCGGCTTTCAACATTCCAATGGCCGCACCGACGGCATCCATATCCGGATCACGGTGTCCCATGATAAAAACCTTGTCGCTTTCTTTGATCATATCCCGCAAAGCATGGGAGATCACCCGGGCTCTGACGCGGGTTCGCTTTTCTACCGCATTGGACTTGCCTCCGTAAAACGTAACTTTATCTGGATAACGCTTCACAGCCGCTTGGTCCCCTCCCCGGCCCAAAGCCAAATCCAAGCTGGACTGGGCTAAATCCCCCAGTTCTGTGAGAGAGGAGTTTCCAGCTCCCACTCCGATGCTTAAGGTCACAGGAATCTTGTTGTGCCTGGTTAACTCACGGACGCGATCCAATATATCAAACTTCGTCTCTTCAATTTCCCTTAATGTTTGCTCATCCATGACCCCGAAGAATTTGTCTGACGCTGTCCGTTTTAAAAAAATGCCGTGTTCGCTGGCCCAACGGCTGATCGTGTTGGTCACCCGGCCGACCAACAGCGAGCGGCGCTGTTCATCAAGGCCCTGAGTCACTTCGTCCAAATTATCAAGATGGATGTTTAAAAAGACCACCTGTTCCTGGCGGTGCTTTTTCTTTAATTCATGATACCCGGTGTTGTCTATCACATAAAGCAAGCGTTCCTCAGGATAACTGATAATATCCAAGCTTAACTCATTAAAGCGGATCGTGCCTTCCCGTTCCTCTTTCTTCAGCCATTCCGCCAAAGAGGGAGACAGCTCTTCCAGTTTTGTCCCCACCAATGTGTCTGCCTCAGCAAACAATTTTAATATATACCGATTATGCCATTGTATGGTTTGTTCTTCATCATAAAGCAGGATGCCAATGGGCAATTCGGATATAACATCTTCTCCCACCTTTTTGACCCGGTGGCGCAAGGTGGTGATATAAGTTTCAAACTCCTTGGCAAAGGCCTGCTCCTTTTTATACATGACATACAGAATCAAGCCGAGAGCCACAAAACCGGCCACTGCCCAGTACCAGGCATACCAGGCCAAAACGACAAGGACCAGCACGGTTAAAACAGGAAGGGCATAGCGATGATACCCTCTTAAATAGAGATAAAGGAACCTTGGCATTATCTCAGCTCCCTAGTCTGCTTTTTGGAGGCGTTCCTTTAAACCAAACCCCAAATCAATGATGCCCACAATGCGGATGATGCTGGAAAAGAGGGGGATAAAGGACAGTATGACAGCCAAGATAACCAATATGCGTCCGATATTTTTGACATAAGCAAAATGAGCCACAAAGGTCAGTCCCTGCAGCAAAAGCAAGATTTCCAGAATAAGGTGCAGATTGACCACCAGCATAAACCATGTGCTGCCTTCTTCGACCGCCTGCAACAGGATCAATATGAGGACGACCAGATAATAAAACAAAATTGATTTGGGCAAGTTCCATTGACGAAAAGGGGGCAAGGACTGGATGTCAAAGCCGATCCGGGACAAAATGGGTCTGGCTGCCGCATGGTTAATACCTGCCATCAGCATGGAAGATAAAATCAACAAACCGGGAAAGATGTAAACCATGAAGTCAACCATCTCTTGGAAAACGTCCAGTGCATTCTCATCACCTGGAACAGGAAGGAAAGCTGCGGTTTGTTCCGTCATAATTAAGGCATCTTCCATCATCTGCTGGAAAACGTCAATCATGTTCAAATTTAAGACCAAATAAGTAAACAGAAAGGCCAACACGTAATTGGCAAGATAGGTTAACATTCCTGCCAACAAAGGCAAAAATGGGGCTTTTTTTTCACCATAATAATACCCCATCACCAGACCGACCGAAACAGCAAGAAGGGTAACAAAAACAGCCGGCAAGGGGGCCAGGAGGGGGGAAAGAAACAGACAGACACCGCCCACCAAAGCTGCGCTTTTCAAACCAAAACGCAAGTGATGAACAATAAAAGGTAAGGGCAAAAAGAATAAACCGATTAAACCTAAAAAGGGAACATAAACGGTAATCAGAAACAGAACCAGATATAAGGCAGCCATCAAGGCCCCTTGTACTAACCGCTGTGTGTCTGAACTTGATTGCATGCACTTCACTCCTAACCAGCTCAGCTTATGGCTTTAATCAACACGATCAAGCAAACGTATACACATCCTGATCATCAAACTTTTACATACAGAGCATAGCTTTTTCAATTATAATGGAAACGTCAAGTGAAGGCAAAAAAATCAGGAACCCTCTGCCTGAACAAGGCGGGGTTCCTGTCGTTAGCACAGCTTTCATATCATGCACATTAATCAATGGTATAGGGCAACAGCGCCATTTGACGGGCACGTTTGATCGCTCTGGTTAATTGACGCTGATACTTGGATGAAGTGCCGGTGACACGGCGAGGCAAAATTTTACCGCGCTCACTGATAAACTTCTTCAACAGATCAACGTCTTTGTAGTCGATCTTTTCAATTTTGTTCACCGTAAAATAGCACACTTTACGGCGCTTGGCGCGACCTTTGCGAGCCATCGTACTCCCTCCTTCAAGCGAACAGTTTTAGAATGGAAGATCGTCTTCGGAGATGTCAATCGGTTCTGCGTCATTGGCGAAGGGATCATCATCAAACCGGGTCTCATTCTGGCCGCCTGTCCCCATGCCTGAACGCATGCCTTCACGGGGCGATTCAAGAAAGCGCACGTTATCCGCCACCACTTCGGTAACATAAACCCGCCGGCCTTCGTTATTCTCATAATTGCGGATTTGCAAACGGCCTTCTACAGCAGTCAGGCGCCCTTTTTTGAGGTAATTGGCACATGTTTCAGCCAATCCGCGCCAGGTGACAATGTTGATAAAGTCTGCTTCCCGTTCCCCTTGCTGGTTGGTGAACGGCCGGTCCACAGCAAGGGTAAAGGTGGTCACGGCGACCCCGTTCGGCGTGTAGCGCAGTTCAGGATCCCGGGTCAGACGTCCAATGAGAATGATCCGATTTAACATGAGATCCCCTCCCCCAAAAATACGAATTACTCGTCCTCTCTGACCACCAGGTGGCGGATGACGTTATCGTTCAAACGCAATTGACGCTCCAGTTCAGCAACAAGGTCAGGGTTGGACTTGAAATTAACGACCACATAGTACCCATCATTGTAGCCTTCAATTTCATAGGCCAACCGACGTTTCCCCATTTCATCTACTTTTTCTACTTCACCGCCGTTATCCTTAATCACGTTTTGAAAACGTTCAATAACGGCTTTTGTGGATTCCTCATCCAAATCAGGGCGTACGATGTACATCAATTCATAGGCGCGCATCCACATTCACCTCCTTCTGGACTCACGGTCCCCAAACGGGAACAAGGAGCAAAAAACATGCTGCTTTCTGCTCGCATAAGGTCATTTTAACAAAAAGCAGAGG from Caldalkalibacillus thermarum includes the following:
- the ssb gene encoding single-stranded DNA-binding protein, which translates into the protein MLNRIILIGRLTRDPELRYTPNGVAVTTFTLAVDRPFTNQQGEREADFINIVTWRGLAETCANYLKKGRLTAVEGRLQIRNYENNEGRRVYVTEVVADNVRFLESPREGMRSGMGTGGQNETRFDDDPFANDAEPIDISEDDLPF
- a CDS encoding YybS family protein, which produces MQSSSDTQRLVQGALMAALYLVLFLITVYVPFLGLIGLFFLPLPFIVHHLRFGLKSAALVGGVCLFLSPLLAPLPAVFVTLLAVSVGLVMGYYYGEKKAPFLPLLAGMLTYLANYVLAFLFTYLVLNLNMIDVFQQMMEDALIMTEQTAAFLPVPGDENALDVFQEMVDFMVYIFPGLLILSSMLMAGINHAAARPILSRIGFDIQSLPPFRQWNLPKSILFYYLVVLILILLQAVEEGSTWFMLVVNLHLILEILLLLQGLTFVAHFAYVKNIGRILVILAVILSFIPLFSSIIRIVGIIDLGFGLKERLQKAD
- a CDS encoding adenylosuccinate synthase yields the protein MPSVVVVGTQWGDEGKGKITDYLSEKAEVIARYQGGNNAGHTIVFGGKKYKLHLIPSGIFYENKICVIGNGMVIDPKALVQEIQYLHDHGISTANLRISNRAHVILPYHLKLDAVEEERKGANKIGTTRKGIGPAYMDKAARIGIRMADLLDPEEFKCKLEHNLAEKNRLLEKVYGTQGFAFKDIYDEYLEYANFIRPYVVDTSVVLNDALDAGKRVLFEGAQGVMLDIDQGTYPFVTSSNPIAGGVCIGAGVGPTKIHHVVGVAKAYTTRVGDGPFPTEIHDEIGDRIREVGNEYGTTTGRPRRVGWFDSVVVRHARRVSGITDLSVNSIDVLTGIDTLKICTAYEYRGQVIEEFPASLKVLSECKPIYEELPGWKEDITGVRSLDELPENARHYVERISQLTGIPLSIFSVGPSREQTNLIRGIYA
- the dnaB gene encoding replicative DNA helicase — protein: MSDLFLDRTPPHNLEAEQAVLGAVFLDKDALWRALEMVRPDDFYKTSHQRIFQVMMDLSEDSQPVDLVTVTAELNDRKWLEEVGGVSYLSDLANSVPTAANVEYYAQIIKEKAILRRLIKTATQIVTNGYTSQDDVEEILSEAEKSILQIRDERTTDGFVHIKDVLMETYEQIEKLHNTKSDITGIPSGYRDLDRLTSGFQRSDLVIVAARPSVGKTAFALNIAQNVAVRAGETVAIFSLEMSASQLVQRMLCAEGNIDANRMRTGAFKEEDWEKLTMAIASLSKAKIYIDDTPGINVNQIRAKCRRLKAEEGLGIILIDYLQLIQGNNRESRQQEISAISRSLKAMARELDCTVIALSQLSRAVEQRQDKRPMLSDLRESGSIEQDADIVAFLYREDYYDQDTENKNIIEIIIAKQRNGPVGKVELAFLKEYNKFVNLSKHDESLAPGA
- the rpsR gene encoding 30S ribosomal protein S18, producing the protein MARKGRAKRRKVCYFTVNKIEKIDYKDVDLLKKFISERGKILPRRVTGTSSKYQRQLTRAIKRARQMALLPYTID
- a CDS encoding sugar phosphate nucleotidyltransferase, producing the protein MRAAILAAGEGRRLRPHFSGPKPLIHLLGLSLIERNMLTLRESGIQEIVIVTGCHSAEIQEALGDGSKWGIKITYVHNPDWQKGNGVSAYALHTVFRPEEKFVLMMADHIFEPQAVRAFVAEAEKISDSEVLLAADRNLDRVHDVEECTKIQAEHDRAQKLGKDLGDFNAVDCGLFMCTGALFPALSQAIAQGRHALTDGINILAKQGKVKLHFVDQAWVDVDDRESFHHAEHMLLKSLVPDKDGLISRHLNRKVSLQITKRLASTPVTPNQVTVASFIVSLASALSFAAGFPLVGGLLAQFSSILDGVDGELARLKFLQSQYGGLVDAILDRYADFFIVAGMAYWWCLQTDQPIMALLVSAAALSGIPMSMLVKEKYKALTGRTYIPETDDGLWRYLPANRDGRLFIVMLGGIFNLIPATLILLAVTTHLAAIVRLVQLRKLM
- the rpsF gene encoding 30S ribosomal protein S6; the protein is MRAYELMYIVRPDLDEESTKAVIERFQNVIKDNGGEVEKVDEMGKRRLAYEIEGYNDGYYVVVNFKSNPDLVAELERQLRLNDNVIRHLVVREDE
- a CDS encoding DHH family phosphoesterase gives rise to the protein MPRFLYLYLRGYHRYALPVLTVLVLVVLAWYAWYWAVAGFVALGLILYVMYKKEQAFAKEFETYITTLRHRVKKVGEDVISELPIGILLYDEEQTIQWHNRYILKLFAEADTLVGTKLEELSPSLAEWLKKEEREGTIRFNELSLDIISYPEERLLYVIDNTGYHELKKKHRQEQVVFLNIHLDNLDEVTQGLDEQRRSLLVGRVTNTISRWASEHGIFLKRTASDKFFGVMDEQTLREIEETKFDILDRVRELTRHNKIPVTLSIGVGAGNSSLTELGDLAQSSLDLALGRGGDQAAVKRYPDKVTFYGGKSNAVEKRTRVRARVISHALRDMIKESDKVFIMGHRDPDMDAVGAAIGMLKAAQVNEREGYIVLDQEEEYPSISRLMEEINKEKDLKEHLLSPHEAVELISDKSLLIIVDVHKPSLVLEPRLLDRFERKVVIDHHRRGEAFIEEPLLVYIEPYASSTSELVTELLEYQSDHIEMSRLEATVMLAGIVVDTNNFSMRTGSRTFDAAAYLRRHGADPILVQKLLKEEKEQFIKRSRIVEQAEIYRGKIAIAVAEADERYGQVLLAQAADTLLTLDDVVASFVLSKREDGQVVISARSLGEINVQVIMEKMHGGGHLTNAATQLEDISVEDAVQWLKEVIDDYLEGGRET
- the rplI gene encoding 50S ribosomal protein L9, producing MKVILQQDVKGVGKKGEVKEVSDGYARNYLLKQNLAVEATPGNMKALMKKKQSEQKKAEEELRQAKELAAKLEQETVTLTAKAGEGGKLFGSITNKQIADQLKKMNYKIEKRKIVLDEPIRSLGVTHVPVKLHPEVTATLKVHVVEQS